In the Drosophila teissieri strain GT53w chromosome 3R, Prin_Dtei_1.1, whole genome shotgun sequence genome, GGAAAAAcgcagaaaagaaaagcgccGCCATTTTTTCCGCGGCCAAAAAATCAAAGAGCAGATGAGAAAAGCAAAACTCACGCACAGCAAAAGGGAAATGCCAGAGAAAAGTTTAATTTCACTAATCACAGCAGAGTAATTACGtggaaaatgaatttttttctttctttccgcCGCCAAGGAGTTCTGGAGTTTCGCGATGGAAAGGTACCGGAACTTCGGGGCAAACAAATAACTGGCAATTTGtacgttttaatttttgtgtgcattttggaaaaaatttcaattttacttTGCTTATTAATCAAAGCCAAAAGTTGCCAGAGGTCGAAGGGTTTTCGGGGGTGGCAATGATTCGGGGTCAAAGACCATTTAACTATGCACTTTTTTTCCTGCACAGCTAAGAAGTAAACTCTTTATGGTAAAAAACGAACATGTATTCAAGTATTTTGAGAcctttctttgtttttaatttgacatTATTTCTGTGTAACCACTAAAAAATCGTTAAGTTAAAGTGAAGGGCTTGCAAGCATTGGAAATGTCTGCTAATTTATCAGCGAAGCTGTCAGAAGCACGAAGGTTTCTCAAGAGGAAAACACAAGACGAATGGAGTTTGAGCTGCGGATTGTTAGACACTTTCGAGTGATCCGAGGTGGAGTGGCAGTGAGGAGGTGCGGGGGTTTGGAGGTGTGGAGCGGGGGGGGCGAAAGACACTTGTTAGGGAAGAGTCTGCGGCACACATGGCTCTCCGATGAGTTTCCCACATTTTCGTCACCCACTGGGGACGGGGGCTGCACATACATAAATCGCTCGGAAAACTAAACACGCAATTCGAGAGTCTAATAAAGTTGCGCAAACAAATGATGCGGTGGCCCCTGGAACACCGAAGTGGAGCATCAGCATCCAACATCCCACATCCCAAACTCATGCCCATCCCATTTTTAGGCCCCTAATGCACAAAACAGGgacaaagatacagatacattctGCCACTTCCCCTTCAATAAGTAgactttttttctgtgtttaaTTGCATCGAGAGGCAAAGTGTTAAAGAGTTTATGTGCAACATTTACGGGGGGATGGGGAGGGGGCGGCGGGACACCATTTCCcagacacactcacacaattataaatgcaataaaatacttttcaagCGAAACTCATAAATTTCCGAAAAGCATTCGTATAGTACGCACAAACCTCGCTGGCGACACACAAAAGACCCGGATTCTGTCTCCGAACTCCGAAGAGTGCACCACCATCACACACTGCCCCTAGGTGCCCCTCGTCCCTTCCGGATCCGTGAGAAATTCCGGGGCACAGGAGGAGCACCCCTTTCGGAGCTTAGAGCCCGGAGTTAATCACGCCAGATGGTAATGGGTTTATGGAGATGTTTGCTTTATGGCAGCGGCTATGACATTCTCAGCAAGGTGACATCATCATCAATGGTACACAAAGCCAAGTgcagtttataaattaaactaaatgtTCATGGCATAATATTCCCTTAATGATAGCATACAGCTCAACAGGATAATATGTTTTTGATTCAACCCAAGCAAAGTCTTTAGGAGTAGCACccttttttccagtgcacccAAATGAGTTAAACTTTCTTGTCTGACTtcgcttgtttatttgttttcagcGCTGTTGAATGATTTGCTGGGGACAAAAACTCACAAAATGGCAATTTCAGTTTGGAGTCTTAGCTGTTTGGGTACCTCTATCTACATATGTAGTATATCCACAGCTGTGCCAGCCGTGATCTGTGATGATAATTAACCATTGAATCGCAACTAATCTCCCGGGAAAGCCGCTCCCGGAGTGCCGGCGTGTGAGTAGTGGGTAGTGAGTAGTGCCATCAATTACTGGCCACAATTGCCGGCGTTGCACATGCCACataacatataacatatagAGCAGTATCCAAGTATTCACCCAGCCAGTGTACAAGTggttccaaaaataaaacccaacaGTCGAGAGCCGAGAGCGGAACCACTCCTCAGTTTCAGGTCCAGTTCGATGGgtctttgcttttgcttttgcttgtGCCTCTGCGCACATGgtaaataaattgccaaacaaatatCAACATGACAAATTGATTAATTCATGTTATTATTCCACTGATGTGCTCGAATGTGTCCCGGAAAACGGCGGCTGGGAATAATGCGGCCGAGGcgtatttagtttttagttcTAGTCACACATTAACCAAATGAAAATTCGGTGTTGACGCATTTGTTTTTCCCACTCTCCGCAAGGAAACGGCGACAAATGAGCCAGGCGGTCGCTCGGCAGCAGCTGACAAGAAAAACAGGGACAACAAGTACACCACAGTGAGATatgtggaaatgaaaatgaaaatgaatggaaataggaataggaataggaataggaaaaTGGAGACATTGAGCACGTTGCTACATTTGTCAACGATTTCCATATGGCAAAGTCCGCCGACCATCTCTTCTATTGGAATTTTAATGATGCGcgaaatgttaatttttcatcTTGATCGCCTCGCCCCCTCGCCTCCTCCGAATTTGCTGCGAGTTCCGTCAGCCTCcgttcccatttcccagccaCTTAATGAGCCGGCGGCTGAGTCATCCGCGCTGGCTTTCAATTAACGTTGATCACCTCAATTGAGGCACGTCGCCGTTAAaggcactgcgagaaaatatgatcagcaacatcaacttataaaatgaaaatccaCCTCTACGATCATTACGCTCAATTCCTTGATCTTCGCTCTCAGTGatcttaattttgttttgacatTTATATCTATTGATGTTTGTTTTCCGCAGTGTGCGATTGCCCCCCTTTATATCGGCCAATTAAGGAATATGGCTTCTCTACCTCCTCCAACTTCGGCGTtcggcagcagcagttggCCCGAGATGTGGGCACATTCCTGTGCAGGGTACTGGGTACTTACTGGGTGCTGGGTGCATTGCAACCCGACTTGGCCATATAATTCCTGCTAATTGAAGCGAATGGCTAGAGCAGATATTAAGTTACGCCCCtcgtggcggcggcggcggcggcgaggTGAGGTGAGGAAGAAGTTAGCTCGCGAGGGTCGCgtgtttaataataataatttctttgGAATATGTTTATGGTAAGCCGTGgtctaattaaaatcaattgcCTTAATTGAAAGTACAACCATGGCCAGCCAAGGAACTCTGTACTTCGACAGCAGCGCGCATCTACTTGCCACACACTATCGACACATGAAGGTAGCAATTTGATCGCCGGCATTATTTATGGCTTTATTCGTCCAAAAGCCGAAAGTTCTTTGGAGCGTGCAATCCGAGTGGCCATAAATCAGCATCACTTGGAGCATCAAATTGGCATAAATCTATGGGATGACTGGCCGATACAAAGAATACTGCGAGTATAGCTGGGGCTTGCatgttaatttttcaaaacgCCGCGACAGTTGCTGCTGGTAATTGCGGACTTGGCAAGTGcccatatattatattatttggccaaaacactTGATATATGGCCGGGCCAATGATAAATCTCAGACGATAGTTGCGCTTTATTCTAAAACCCACACTTTGTGTGGGCTTTGTTCTTGGCCATAACGTCGCCAGTTTGGagcatttctttttccttaTCTCGGCCCGAACAATTCATACTTTCAAATATCCCCGGCAGTTGGCATTTCATATGCATTTCTGTTTATTGGCCTGCAAGCCTTTGCCTTTGACTTTCTCGGTCCCCGCTGCCAATTGTCTTGCATcgtaaattatgtaaattgttttgcaaataCACTCCGTTGGCAGTTTAATTAGCTGACATTGGAGCCAAATGGAGTGGGAGCTCTGTGTGTCATACCAAAGATACTACGCCAATAAATGGTATAATTTGCAATGatttctttgatttatttcaattatatcCGTCTTTTTACACCCATGAAAACGTTTTCCTCTGAGCCTAAACCCTTTTATAacacatattttaaacaaGTATATTGAGAActgaataaacaaataaattgtacaTTTAGGCAAACACATAAAACCCCGCCGACGTACAGAGTGCTTGCCCATTACACTTAATATTTCATCGCGAACTTCAACCTcaattatgaaaatgaaagggAAGCGCCACTCGCAACTCGTATCTTAACCTCGCCCACCCCAgagaactgggaactggaaaAAACCCCAAAGGCAAGCCACTCCACCCCGTAGGCCGAGTTTCGTGGACAAAGACTCAAAACAGTGGAACATACCTCAACTCGGGCATTTTAAAATGGTTCGACGCACTGGCGGATATGAGCAACCAGAATGTGCACATAACATTAAATGGGTTCACTTACGGATACGGGACATGGtatatgggatatgggatTACGGGGATAGTGAGCACCGTATGAGCAGCGTATGTGGCAAAATGTACGACGGCggggcaaaaggaaaacaaatttcaatttagcTTAAAGATTTTGCACATAAAATTTGTAACACTCAATTAGTTTAAACGACAGCGAAAAATGTTGCCAGACCGAGTCACAACAATGGCTACAAGCTACCCCCTGTATGTTTTCAGTTggtttttgcttattttcggGTATCCTGCGTGTCCTGCGTGTCCTGCGTGTCCTGGGTAAATCGCATAAATGCGGCGACGTATGAATTTCGCTTAATATGATTAGTGAGCGCTCCTTGCCAACATCCCCGACCACCGAGTTATCGAATGATATGCGAGGTACTGGTACTACAAGTGCACTAATGGAGTGAAACACTTTCGCTGCATACTTGCGGCACACATCATTATGATGAGCTCGCAAGGGATGGTGGATTATGAATGCTGggtggatggtgggtggttCTGGAGCAGCCtcgaaatcaatttcatttcgctAATGTCGTGTAATACTAAAATCGTTTACGCTTCTGTGCCATTCAAGTGGGATTGCCCGATTAGAAACAAATGCTCGATTCCAAAGTTTCATGAGTGTGGGGATGGAAAGCGGAAAGCGCAGCTGGTCGAGGTgggtcagtcagtcaatcacCGAGGACCAAATCTTTATTAATTCTGATCGATGAGCCATGAGCCTCGCCCGAGTCCTTCGCCCGAGTTGCAACAATCAAATGATGGAGCGCTTACAACAAAAGCTCTCGATTCGCTGCGAACTGGAGACTAGAGACTGGCCACTTTCATGCACTCATACAAATTCGACAGCTGAAagcgtttccgtttccgtttgcTTGTCTCTGTTTGTCTCTGTTTGTCCATACATCTCCCTTCTCCCTTTGGTTCCCTTCttcttttgccacgccccccattttccacctcTCCAGCAAGGCTACACTGTCCATCGATGGAGCAATGAAGCGCGTTTATTTGCCGCTCGTAATTTATTTACTGCCCAACTCCGTGCACTTCGATTCCATTCGGATAGAACCATTCAAACGTCTCCTCTGCACTCTGCCCTCCACTTGCTCAGTGCAACTTGTTAGTTAAATATTGCCAGAAGCTGCGACTCTTCTTCCagatgcactgcgagaaatgcaTAGCATTCCCTAAAAGTAAACCCCTGTTTACGTATACAACTGCGTTTGCTATGGCAATTCTattgaattaaaacaaaacagttTCAACAACTTCCTAAAACGAACTATCTTCTTCCATGAAGACAAAAGATAGTTTATGAACAGTGCTTTCCTTTATATTAATTATCAGTACTTAATTCCTCACTAGGGTATAAATAGTGCTCAAGATTGTTCTCAGTGCACTGCTTGCAAGTGATAAATTAATCGCTACATCAGTTTTTAATTCCGTGTTGCTGGCGATTTATCTTGGACTCCATGCGTTGAGTCTTTCGAAACACTGGGACAAGGTTTTCCTGAATGGCGAGGATAGAGCGAGAACGAGACGGGGCTTTCAATGAAAGCCGGGCTGTGGCTAAAATACAGTGATCCCTCACTCTGCGCAACCTTGCGCCCTCCCCCAGGCGCCACTGTTTAAAATGATGTATGGCACACATTTTGACAAATGTACAAAAATGAGTCATGAGTTCGCGGGGCAAACAGAAAGCGCTTCTCTGCTGCTGCGCATCacgttgctgctgttgctgttgctgatgctgatgctgttgctgctgctgctgcactatTTTCTGTTGACTTTTTCATGTactggctgttgctgcttttgttggcaTTATCcataaaacaaacacaaactgGCGGAGAAGATGGAGCTGCTGCTTACACATGTTTtgcgaaaaaaaaggggaatgGGTCTGGAGCCTGGCGCCGTAATTAATCATTTATGGTTTACCTTAACTCGGAGCTCTGTGCTCCGCATGCAGCAGATTTAATTCAAGCTGGGCTGTAAACAGATCTCTGCCATTTTGCGCGGTTTCAAACAAGTTGTATACATCGTATACACTTTTAATGCGAatttacttataaataaattcgtGACACTTCATATATTTGAACAAAATTCAATCTAGTGGAGTTGAAATTACTGTCTCCGGGCTGTCAGAAATCTATAGCAGCCCTGTAGCTCCAAAATCCAGTCCCTTGTCTCGCGTAGACTTATCAACAGCGTCTGGAATATCGAGCTCCGGACTTTTCTTTCAGCGTTTGGTGTTCCGTGTGTCCGTGGTTAGAGGTTTTGCGTGGCTACGGCtaggtacatatatttttgtaggATCGGGACTAGGACCAAAGAGCATGGCCAATCGCTCCAGCCAGCGGGACCGAGAGTTCAGCCGCGACCACTCTAGCAATTACAATCGCGACAATCGAGACTATAATCGGGACAATCGTGATAATCGTGATAATCGGGACAATCGTGATAATCGGGACAATCGCGACAATCGTGACAATCGGGACAATCGCGACAATCGGGAGAATCGCGGCAATTTCCGCGACTATCGCAATCGTGACAGGGATCGCGATAGGCAGCGTCAGGTGCCCACGGAACCACCGTTCATCGCCTATGTGGGCAACCTGCCCAAGGGTCTCGTCCAGGGCGATGTGATGAAGATCTTCTCGGACTTTGAGGTGAAGAACGTGCGCCTGATCAAGGACCGTGAGACCGATGAGTTCAAGGGCTACGGCTACGTGGAGTTCGAGACCCTGGCCCAGCTGAAGAGGGCTCTCTCCTGCAACGGCCGCATCAAGCTGGACAACTTCTCGGCCCCCCTGCGCATCGATATAGCCGACCATCGCCGGCAGACCCCGGGTTCCAGCGGAGCTGGCGGCGCTCCTCCAGGTGGTGGCTCCCAAAGTCTGGGCGGTCATGAGAGAGGTGGAGGCGGCGGCAGAGGAGGCGGCGCCGGTGGCGGAAACGGTAGCAATCCCTATTACCAAAGGCGCAACTATCGGCGGGACGACAGTGTGGGATCGCATCAGTGTCGCCGGCGGGAGgcgcgcagcagcagcaaccaccacATGTCCAACAGCAGCCCCACCCAAAGCACCACGTCCATCAACTACAACCGCACCACTCGCGGTGGTTTCAACAGCCGTGGTGGTGCAGGTGATCGCGGTGGCGGAATGGGCAATGGCAATCGCTACCAAGGAGGAGCTCCACGTCACTACGATGACCGCGAGGATCATCACTCGTCGAGCAGTGGAGGATTTCAGCGCAATCGCAACTACAACTTCAATCGGTAAGAAATGGACTGCCAATCGAGCACTTAAATCACCTTGACTGCAAATTCCATTTCCAGCTCCTTGAACAGCGCGGGCGGAGGAGGCGCTGGAGTGGCTAGGGGCGGGAATCCGCAGCGGAActtcaatggaaatggaggcgGCGGATTCGGGAGCGTAAATGGAAACGGCAACTATACGAATTTTGTGCAGAATCGCAACCGCGATCGCCGAGGACACTACAATCCCAACAACGCTGGCAGTTCTGGCAGCTACAATGGCAACTTTGGCGGGGACAACAGTAATCCCGTGCACGGAGTATCCGAATCGGGATCATCCGGAACCGGTCCCACTTCGAGCAATCAGTTCGGAGTACTCGACGACGATGATCGACCCAAGCTGGTGCTGAAGCCAAGGACGGTGACTGCACCCATAAACTCGCTGGCCGAGACCAAGCAGGCTGCTCTGATCTTCGGAAAGGCCAAGCCCCGCGACGACAGCTCCACGCCCGTATCCTCGCCACGTCAGGACTTGGAGGCCATAACCGATGCCTTGAGTGCGTCCACTCCTTTCGCAGGATCGACAGGAGGGCCAAGTGATCATGGGCCAGTTGTGGGCGACAACTGAATCGGATGCCGCGATTTCGATCACTTGGGTTCAGCATGGCGAGATCTTTCAATAAACTTTTCACAGGCctcttatattatattattagatTTGTATCCTCTGATGTTCGTACACTTCGTCCTCGGGAATCAAGACGGCAATCGCCTTTCCACTGTAAACGTATTCCAAATTCACATTGTGTAATTCATTGGCCTTTTTCTTACGCTTTTGTTAAATTCAGTGATTAGGcgaggaaataaataaatcattgaCCAAACATATGCAAAAGCTGTTTAGTAAAGGAAGTACGAGGTATGCCAAAATATTTCTACCACTATGCCTAATTTATTTCTACTCCAGAAAGTAGGAAAGGTTATTTCCCTAATTAGAGGCTGATCAGCCCCAGATAACCATAAACATCAGGACGCCAGCCATTCAGCCATTCCGCTTGGAGTACCCATAAATCGCAAAAGTTAATGCTCGGTGACAAAGTCGGGGTGCAGGAAGATAGCTCACCTCCGGCGGACGCAAAGGACATTCGCGGACACTTGGAGCGGCATTAACTAGTCAACTTGaactaattgaattgaacGAGATTAAAGAATTTTACGCCGGAATAAAGACGTTTGGCAAGTGAGGCGAAAAGGAGCAGAAGGCCCTGGTATTTATGGGCCAAGATTTACGAGCCACAACAAGTCGCggccacttttggccacggCTTCTGAAATTGAGCCGCACATCCTGGCTTGTACAGGCAAATTggcttaatttctttttaatttgctgccgGTTTTCCCGGCTTTTCCTCGCTATTCCTTTGCTTTTCCCCCcctttttcccgctttccacTTTCACTTTCCGCTTGGCCCGCTCAGGAGCTCTCGaaacgaaattcaatttgaaaaagTGGAAAGAACTGCGGATGTGAGCTGACCTGGACACGCCCCTGCCCGTTTCCATTTGAAATTTCTGGCCGATATGGAGAGCATCCCCGGTCCAAAAGCCAATTTACGCAcgaacattttttcaatttgcgcGGCTGAAACCGCAGTGACCCCCCATCTAAtttccccatccccatccccccCACCGCCCCGCTGCACTTTATAGAAATCCCGCGGAAAATTCACGGCATTAAAGgacttttctttcttttattttctcctctccttttatttcttttgaagTTCGCCCACTGGCCGCGagttttatttgccttttttcccTGTCTGCCAaggctttcccgcttttcgcGCCGGACTTTTCCCGTTAATGTGTCACACGCACTTTATaagcaattgttgttgccggcgcggggcggggcggggaaaatgggggcgGCGTTGGCGTCTGGAAAAGTTGACGACGCTGTCGACGCCCATGGCGcaattattatgattattaggTACAGCTGCACTTGCCCATCGGCTGCCACTTATAagcaaaaattgtaatttaccTCAGCGCGGGAGCACACTCAGAGAAAATCTTTCTAAATCACAGTCTGAACAGTCTGATTATTTCCCAAATCAAGCTTTCAAGTAGATGCTCTCAAAACGAGAACTAAAATCATTTCTATGTCCTATCTCATTTACACTTTACATCAAGAGAAAccttttctgccagtgcactGAAAACTGTTCGCCAgctttgctgctgttgtccatTAGGGTGGACCTGAACTTTGGTCCGCTTTTGACCGCTCTCTTTGGCTCTGGCTGCTGTGCATCGCCTTGGGGGTCACGCGTTAATAATCGCGCTGAATGACTtcataatgaaaatattaaaggTGTTTGTTGccgctcttgttgttgctgctagcCGCCGGCCGGGATCAGGataagtacatatacatacatacacag is a window encoding:
- the LOC122621633 gene encoding heterogeneous nuclear ribonucleoprotein 87F, giving the protein MANRSSQRDREFSRDHSSNYNRDNRDYNRDNRDNRDNRDNRDNRDNRDNRDNRDNRDNRENRGNFRDYRNRDRDRDRQRQVPTEPPFIAYVGNLPKGLVQGDVMKIFSDFEVKNVRLIKDRETDEFKGYGYVEFETLAQLKRALSCNGRIKLDNFSAPLRIDIADHRRQTPGSSGAGGAPPGGGSQSLGGHERGGGGGRGGGAGGGNGSNPYYQRRNYRRDDSVGSHQCRRREARSSSNHHMSNSSPTQSTTSINYNRTTRGGFNSRGGAGDRGGGMGNGNRYQGGAPRHYDDREDHHSSSSGGFQRNRNYNFNRSLNSAGGGGAGVARGGNPQRNFNGNGGGGFGSVNGNGNYTNFVQNRNRDRRGHYNPNNAGSSGSYNGNFGGDNSNPVHGVSESGSSGTGPTSSNQFGVLDDDDRPKLVLKPRTVTAPINSLAETKQAALIFGKAKPRDDSSTPVSSPRQDLEAITDALSASTPFAGSTGGPSDHGPVVGDN